The Sebastes fasciatus isolate fSebFas1 chromosome 4, fSebFas1.pri, whole genome shotgun sequence genome window below encodes:
- the LOC141766877 gene encoding LOW QUALITY PROTEIN: uncharacterized protein LOC141766877 (The sequence of the model RefSeq protein was modified relative to this genomic sequence to represent the inferred CDS: deleted 1 base in 1 codon) translates to MFNWVVKVVPQLPEAPGTDDAAKTPAASSTGKRPPQKNTDENSEDSSTQTGVLGWLSNGFVSTLPQPSGSPRPGRANSEARSGEDGERSGVISWVAQGLAQVLPQPDDKYKEAPDNDEHTEIYDVETMPDFDPLPHIPVVEMVSEDEEEEEPHQFPNVVNWIKQMVPQAMILPPGAVSVEPSIKSSRSSLDKILSPPPESLSGISLDTDGKASAVVGWFVSGLGLKMPQPAIPPKEGAAQVLQKASSKLKPDMVLEDVDSDNECQQKQKDQSKAKQQQEATQQTQSNPEPDPEPDPEPDPEPDSEPEPEPESEPEPDPEPEPEPSDGVSKSQEDAETQTGRWTPFIENIKKEAEDVAFANMEERLLQERTEMARMAEEVARETAEKAIRQMTSERQSLNLSLGSRELLEEGPEAELEQYLAEETEEPTVKEPEPQRTSPSPPPSPEPVEPEPDPEPEPEAEPETKTQEANSGDEPVTQQPQTSKEDGQSTNADKAGEKEEATGDDCGAPVSCDAFKSCLMRIPHTSECLGNINAFFKENGISAPKLPSMPKLPTQLSDVTKFLPTLPPELRQELSQIRLTQVPRNIAQTLTELMPKNSEGSVGFSLSRSLSTIPQKLSEFPSQAQQYFLNVQNRLNSLMPQVPKKQQQQQQKQKQDKNQPDVELNRLVRHSPLPPPHHPHLRSRSPSPSSPNGSALELPNVPSYPRLPPIVSPPSKQLNSPSRQLSGLSNPAFFIEDDSDIPAVRPAESSSLSLRPAVNVEDVDSDHEKRGGGGGGEGQSNIPQILTPQDPKLTTLTVPVTPSGGRQSKGDKDSGRNRRTIWNKIRTLHSQSEDDDEEGNLPVRAWPSQSSLHSSDDILKERPASSASQTSTVVNERLQELVRMFKERTEKAKEKLIDPDSSDEDSNIPSPPPAPAPQPAPGAQPVDGGEKEAQAGPSGGGGGGGGGVETGAEEEQSSRKVKTSRWMQACMHYRFPASIDPFTNLMYVLWMFLVSLAWNWNAWFIPVRWAFPYQTPDNIYYWLLTDYLCDLIYILDISIFQPRLQFVRGGDIVCDKKDMRKNYMKTNRFKFDVASLVPLELFYFKTGINPLLRLPRLLKINSFFEFNERLEAILTKAYIYRVIRTTTYLLYCLHCNACLYYWGSAFTGLGSTKWVYNGEGNSYIRCYYFAVKTLITIGGLPDPTTLFEIVFQLINYFVGVFAFSIMIGQMRDVVGAATAGQTYYRTCMDNTIKYMSSYRIPKDVQNRVKTWYNYTWQSQGMLDEQELLTQLPDKMRLDIAIDVNYSIVSKVPLFQGCDRQMIFDMLKSLRSVVYLPGDYVCKKGEVGREMYIIKAGEVQVVGGPDGKTVFVTLRAGSVFGEISLLAVGGGNRRTANVIAHGFANLFILDKKDLNEILVHYPESKKLLRKKARKMLTKGKKPEPKEEAKDPPQVAAPVRQETPKLLRAALEMTEKSSGLKGALAKVKEKTSKSSVSLQPSISSSLPPPSPTSSSGPDRDVDTPSPVSTSSAPFRSASASQCHGDTDERLDVDQREEGVSEVEGNEGGKRKGKKS, encoded by the exons ATGTTTAACTGGGTGGTGAAAGTGGTCCCCCAACTCCCTGAAGCTCCCGGGACAGATGACGCTGCTAAGACCCCTGCTGCCTCATCCACAGGGAAGCGTCCtccacagaaaaacacagatgAGAATTCAGAGGACAG CAGTACCCAGACTGGAGTTTTAGGCTGGCTGTCTAATGGGTTCGTCAGCACCCTGCCTCAACCCTCCGGCTCCCCTCGACCCGGCAGGGCCAATTCTGAAGCCAGG tcaggagaggatggagagag GTCTGGAGTGATCAGCTGGGTTGCTCAGGGTCTGGCTCAGGTGTTGCCTCAGCCAGATGACAAGTACAAAGAGGCTCCTGACAACGACGAACACACTGAG ATCTATGACGTAGAAACAATGCCAG atTTTGATCCTCTCCCCCACATCCCGGTGGTGGAGATGGTGtcagaggacgaggaggaggaagagcctCACCAATTCCCTAA CGTGGTGAACTGGATAAAGCAGATGGTCCCTCAGGCAATGATACTGCCCCCTGGTGCCGTATCCGTGGAACCATCAATCAAGTCCTCCCGCTCCTCTCTGGACAAAA TTTTGTCTCCACCACCTGAGTCTCTCAGTGGAATCTCACTGGATACTGACGGCAAGGCCTCGGC TGTGGTTGGCTGGTTCGTGTCAGGGCTGGGCCTGAAGATGCCTCAGCCCGCCATTCCACCCAAAG agggtGCAGCTCAAGTTCTACAGAAAG CTTCATCCAAACTCAAACCCGACATGGTACTAGAAGACGTGGACTCGGACAACGAGTGCCAGCAGAAACAGAAAGATCAGTCCAAAGCTAAACAACAGCAGGAAGCGACGCAGCAGACACAGTCCAACCCAGAGCCAGACCCAGAGCCAGACCCAGAACCAGACCCAGAGCCAGActcagagccagagccagagccagagtcagagccagagccagaccCAGAGCCAGAACCAGAGCCATCAGATGgtgtgtcaaaatctcaagaagATGCTGAGACCCAGACGGGTCGCTGGACGCCGTTCATTGAAAACATCAAGAAGGAGGCTGAAGATGTAGCTTTTGCTAACATGGAGGAACG TCTGCTACAGGAGCGCACGGAGATGGCCCGTATGGCTGAAGAGGTGGCCAGGGAGACAGCTGAGAAGGCCATCAGACAGATGACCAGTGAGAGACAGTCCCTCAATCTCTCACTGGGGAGTCGAGAACTGCTGGAGGAGGGGCCTGAAGCAGA ACTGGAACAGTACCTTGCTGAGGAGACTGAGGAACCTACCGTTAAGGAACCAG agcCACAGCGGACCTCGCCCTCTCCACCTCCAAGTCCTGAACCAGTTGAGCCGGAGCCAGATCCAGAGCCAGAGCCTGAAGCAGAACCAGAGACCAAGACCCAGGAAGCCAACTCAGGAGATGAGCCTGTAACCCAGCAGCCGCAGACGTCAAAAGAAGACGGTCAAAGCACTAACGCTGACAAAGCTGGTGAAAAA gAGGAAGCTACTGGCGACGATTGTGGTG CTCCAGTCAGCTGTGATGCATTTAAGAGCTGCCTGATGCGCATTCCTCACACCTCCGAGTGCCTCGGCAACATCAACGCGTTCTTCAAAGAGAACGGCATCTCCGCTCCCAAACTACCCTCCATGCCTAAGCTACCCACCCAGCTCTCTGACGTTACCAAGTTCTTACCCACCCTACCCCCTGAGCTGCGCCAAGAGCTCTCCCAGATCCGACTCACACAGGTCCCCCGAAACATCGCCCAGACTCTGACTGAGTTAATGCCCAAAAACTCTGAGGGTTCAGTCGGTTTCAGTCTTTCCCGGAGCCTTTCAACCATCCCGCAGAAGCTCTCCGAGTTTCCCAGCCAAGCGCAACAGTACTTCCTCAACGTCCAGAACCGCCTAAACAGCCTTATGCCTCAAG TGCctaagaaacaacaacaacaacagcaaaaacagaAGCAAGACAAGAATCAGCCAGATGTCGAATTGAACCGGCTAGTCCGAcactcccctctccctcctcctcaccaCCCTCACCTCCGGTCCCGCTCCCCATCTCCATCCTCCCCAAATGGTAGCGCCCTTGAATTGCCCAATGTGCCATCTTACCCACGCCTGCCGCCAATTGTCAGCCCCCCATCAAAGCAGCTTAACTCGCCATCCCGCCAGCTGTCGGGTCTCTCTAACCCGGCGTTCTTCATCGAAGATGATTCAGACATTCCAGCAGTGAGACCAGCAG AGAGCTCTAGCCTCAGCCTTCGTCCAGCCGTCAATGTAGAGGATGTCGACTCAGACCatgagaaaagaggaggaggaggaggaggggagggacaGAGCAATATCCCCCAAATCCTCACCCCTCAGGACCCCAAACTAACAACTCTCACTGTCCCGGTGACCCCTTCCGGAGGTCGTCAAAG TAAAGGAGATAAAGA CAGTGGAAGGAATCGTAGGACTATCTGGAATAAGAT TAGGACCCTTCATTCTCAaagtgaagatgatgatgaggaaGGAAACCTCCCTGTCAGAGCCTGGCCCAGCCAGTCCAGCCTGCATAGCTCAGATGACAT ACTTAAAGAACGTCCAGCATCTTCGGCCAGTCAGACCAGTACAGTGGTCAACGAGCGTCTTCAGGAGCTGGTCAGGATGTTTAAAGAGAGAACGGAGAAGGCGAAGGAGAAACTCATTGACCCCGACAGCTCAGATGAAGACAGCAACATCCCCT ctcctcctccggctcCAGCTCCTCAGCCTGCTCCTGGAGCTCAGCCAGTTGacggaggagagaaggaggcaCAAGCAGGTccatcaggaggaggagggggaggaggaggaggagtggagacAGGGGCAGAGGAGGAGCAGTCTAGCCGCAAGGTGAAAACTTCTCGGTGGATGCAAGCTTGTATGCACTACCGCTTCCCTGCCAGCATCGACCCTTTCACCA ACTTAATGTACGTGCTGTGGATGTTTTTGGTGTCTCTGGCGTGGAACTGGAACGCATGGTTCATCCCAGTGCGCTGGGCCTTCCCCTACCAGACTCCAGACAACATTTACTATTGGCTGCTGACCGACTACCTGTGTGACCTCATCTACATCCTGGACATCTCCATCTTCCAGCCGCGCCTGCAGTTTGTTCGTGGAGGGGACAtagtg TGTGACAAAAAAGACATGAGAAAAAATTACATGAAAACCAATCGCTTCAAA TTTGATGTAGCCAGCCTTGTTCCCCTGGAGCTATTCTATTTTAAAACTGGCATCAACCCTCTGCTTCGCTTACCCAGGCTGCTGAAG ATCAACTCCTTCTTTGAGTTCAACGAGCGTCTAGAGGCCATCTTGACCAAAGCCTACATCTACAG gGTGATCCGCACCACCACCTATCTCCTTTACTGTCTCCACTGTAATGCCTGTCTATACTACTGGGGCTCTGCCTTCACAGGACTGGGATCAACCAAGTGGGTGTACAATGGCGAGGGCAACAG TTACATTCGCTGTTACTACTTTGCAGTGAAGACCCTGATCACCATCGGCGGTCTGCCGGACCCCACCACCCTGTTCGAGATTGTCTTCCAACTCATCAACTACTTTGTCGGAGTCTTTGCCTTCTCTATCATGATTGGACAG ATGCGTGATGTGGTTGGTGCAGCCACAGCAGGCCAGACCTACTACCGCACATGTATGGACAACACCATTAAATACATGTCCTCCTATCGCATCCCTAAAGACGTGCAGAACCGTGTCAAAACCTGGTACAACTACACCTGGCAATCACAAGGCATGCTGG ATGAGCAGGAGCTGCTGACTCAGCTGCCAGATAAAATGCGTCTGGACATCGCCATAGACGTCAACTACTCCATTGTCAGCAAAGTCCCTCTTTTTCAG GGTTGTGACAGACAGATGATCTTTGACATGCTGAAAAGCCTACGCTCTGTTGTCTACCTACCTGGGGATTACGTCTGCAAAAAG GGCGAGGTGGGTCGGGAGATGTACATCATAAAGGCAGGGGAGGTGCAGGTGGTTGGAGGACCGGATGGGAAGACGGTGTTTGTCACTCTCAGGGCAGGATCAGTCTTCGGAGAGATCAG TTTGCTTGCAGTAGGCGGGGGTAACAGGCGCACAGCCAATGTAATCGCCCACGGATTCGCCAATCTCTTCATCCTCGACAAGAAAGACCTGAATGAGATCCTGGTACACTACCCCGAGTCCAAGAAACTGCTCCGCAAGAAGGCCAG GAAGATGCTCACCAAGGGAAAGAAACCAGAGCCCAAAGAAGAGGCTAAGGATCCCCCTCAGGTAGCAGCCCCTGTTAGGCAGGAAACCCCCAAACTGCTGAGAGCAGCCCTGGAGATGACAGAGAAATCCTCTGGACTTAAAGGAGCTCTGGCTAAAGTCAAAGAGAAGACCAGCAAGTCCAGTGTCTCAttacag ccctccatctcctcctccctgcctCCTCCATCCCCTACCTCCAGCTCCGGACCTGACAGAGACGTGGACACGCCGTCGCCCGTCTCTACTAGCTCTGCACCGTTTCGCTCCGCCTCTGCATCACAGTGCCACGGTGACACAGATGAAAGGCTCGACGTGGACCAAAGAGAGGAGGGTGTCAGCGAGGTTGAAGGGAACGAGGGtgggaaaaggaaaggaaagaagtcGTGA